From Danio rerio strain Tuebingen ecotype United States chromosome 7, GRCz12tu, whole genome shotgun sequence, the proteins below share one genomic window:
- the e2f8 gene encoding transcription factor E2F8 (The RefSeq protein has 9 substitutions compared to this genomic sequence) yields MSSTLSEGQTLIKKSLSPSKATSTNNKGHVFVEPQTPLKNSNKASTSEAALPETLKIMGPLTTPTKVLDAPSSDPWTPTSNLKMLISAASPEIRNREKERAVDSSESENSQETEQGEEVEKLHISRKDKSLGLLCYKFLARYPNYPNPALNNGISLDDVAAELHVERRRIYDIMNVLESLNMVSRLAKNRYTWHGRVKLAQTLAVLKRAGKENRYEQLMQQIRQRSQEREEREFDLDGEEKENEEMSSFEVDGDSGLADLPGADSKAASANSRKDKSLRVMSQKFVMLFLVSSPPVVSLDVAAKILIGEDHVVDQDKNKFKTKIRRLYDIANVLSSLELIKKVHVTEDKGRKPAFKWTGPEDIPSPKDLEISTTSSAPKPLESRSSVENCAKNLFSSPGTKRGFTRHHSLVKLVKSIQDDRRKINSAPSSPIKMTGDSADSDFYTTKMAHLAAICKKHLDEQSADGRPNNAVTDSSQSSKQPESTSASNHGPPGMQIPVLPAGAISYLPTKCSPIIPLLIPQHQTGGPYAVYMHPTSLRPQPTSLAVRSMTFESPVGANAKTSPATLTSNNQTNQSSSYGKEQTSPVNLKRASGEKSSVGSPSKMQRTEPKSVSPKLCEILQARLKARRGALTSNRPSARALHLEFSKPSESQPTVQTGTASLEHSLETFLEKEEKSQTSDNEAGLTPVRQPHSQPQKLSAPFQDMVLPSGPIHTETLIPAGYLIPISQQSIVNFREPQCSNESSKASTPTYNIYHTPTAGSRPAFPQEVTPTRLPLHRIPPISPFPSHGHRLHSPSPAILNFTLQNLGLIPGSVTPNPHTPEQSSSLQSPHPGLPHQGMIFVKPMSPARALQQTSIHGQPVTLISIPQALVTTPKGGQAFQQSFFHTPVSFPTVNTTAPKKIYIPQRKLDVSPEEI; encoded by the exons ATGTCCAGTACATTATCAGAAGGTCAAACATTAATCAAGAAATCTTTAAGTCCATCAAAGGCAACATCTACAAATAACAAG GGGCATGTTTTTGTGGAGCCACAAACGCCACtaaaaaactcaaataaagcTTCAACATCTGAAGCTGCACTACCGGAGACCCTTAAAATCATGGGGCCCCTGACAACGCCTACTAAGGTCCTAGATGCACCTTCAAGCGACCCTTGGACACCCACTTCCAACCTAAAAATGCTTATCAGTGCAGCCAGTCCTGAGATCCGCAACCGCGAGAAAGAACGTGCCGTGGACAGCAGCGAATCCGAGAACTCACAG GAGACCGAGCAAGGGGAAGAAGTAGAAAAGCTCCATATAAGCCGTAAAGACAAAAGCCTTGGTTTGTTGTGTTACAAGTTCCTTGCAAGGTACCCAAACTACCCCAACCCTGCTCTAAACAACGGTATCAGCCTTGATGATGTGGCAGCAGAACTGC ACGTGGAAAGACGTCGCATCTACGACATCATGAATGTCCTTGAAAGCCTTAACATGGTCAGCCGGCTGGCAAAGAATCGCTACACGTGGCATGGTCGGGTAAAACTTGCACAGACGCTTGCTGTGCTGAAACGGGCCGGAAAAGAGAACCGCTATGAACAGCTGATGCAGCAGATCCGACAAAGGAGTCAAGAGCGAGAAGAGAGAGAGTTCGATTTGGATGGAGAGGAGAAGGAAAATGAAGAAATGTCCAGTTTTGAAGTAGACGGAGACTCTGGGCTGGCGGATCTTCCAGGAGCGGATTCTAAAGCAG CTTCTGCAAACAGTCGGAAAGACAAATCTCTGCGAGTGATGAGTCAGAAGTTTGTCATGTTGTTCCTGGTGTCCAGTCCTCCTGTGGTTAGTCTGGATGTAGCTGCCAAAATCCTAATCGGTGAAGATCATGTGGTGGACCAGGACAAAAACAAGTTCAAAA CCAAGATCCGTAGACTTTATGACATTGCGAATGTTTTGAGCAGCCTAGAGCTGATTAAGAAAGTGCACGTGACTGAAGATAAAGGAAGAAAGCCTGCTTTCAAATGGACTGGGCCAGAAGACATACCATCTCCAAAGG aTCTGGAGATCTCCACTACATCCTCAGCACCAAAGCCTCTCGAGTCTCGTTCCTCTGTTGAAAACTGTGCTAAAAATCTGTTTTCCTCCCCTGGAACAAAGCGAGGTTTTACCCGCCATCATTCTCTAGTCAAGCTGGTTAAGAGCATTCAGGATGACCGCAGAAAAATCAACTCTGCGCCTTCTAGTCCTATTAAAATGACAG GTGATTCTGCAGACAGTGATTTCTATACCACCAAAATGGCCCATCTGGCAGCTATCTGCAAAAAGCACCTCGATGAACAGTCAGC AGACGGTCGACCTAACAATGCGGTGACAGACTCTTCACACTCATCTAAACAGCCTGAATCCACATCTGCTAGTAACCATGGGCCTCCAGGGATGCAGATCCCAGTTCTGCCAGCAGGATCAGTTTCATACCTTCCCACAAAATGTTCCCCGATCATCCCTCTTCTGATACCTCAGCACCACACTGGTGGGCCGTATGCCGTTTACATGCACCCAACGTCTCTCAGACCACAGCCCACCAGCCTGGCTGTCCGTTCAATGACATTCGAGAGTCCAGTTGGCGCAAATGCAAAGACATCTCCGGCTACTTTGACTAGCAATAACCAGACAAACCAGTCGTCATCGTATGGTAAAGAGCAGACAAGTCCTGTGAACCTTAAACGGGCAAGTGGAGAAAAGAGCTCCATGGGAAGTCCATCCAAAATGCAGAAGACAGAGCCAAAG AGCGTTTCTCCAAAGCTGTGTGAGATTCTACAAGCACGTCTGAAGGCCCGTAGAGGAGCTTTGACCTCCAACCGCCCTTCCGCAAGAGCTCTTCATCTGGAGTTCTCCAAACCCTCTGAAAGCCAGCCAACGGTACAAACCAGCACAGCATCTCTGGAGCACAGCCTGGAGACCTTTCTAGAGAAGGAGGAGAAGAGCCAGACCTCAGACAATGAGGCAGGACTGACCCCTGTAAGACAACCACATTCACAGCCCCAGAAGCTCAGCGCTCCCTTTCAGGACATGGTGCTGCCATCTGGACCCATACACACAGAG ACATTAATCCCCGCGGGTTATTTGATTCCCATCTCCCAGCAGTCCATTGTGAACTTCAGAGAACCGCAGTGCTCCAATGAAAGCTCCAAAGCCTCCACACCAACATACAACATCTATCACACACCAACAGCAG GTTCCAGACCAGCTTTTCCTCAAGAAGTCACCCCGACCCGACTCCCACTTCACCGGATACCTCCCATCTCCCCCTTCCCTTCTCACGGACATCGCATCCACAGCCCAAGTCCTGCTATTCTCAACTTCACCCTGCAGAATCTGGGCCTCATTCCTGGCAGTGTTACACCAAACCCACACACTCCTGAGCAGAGCAGCTCGCTCCAGTCCCCTCACCCAGGGCTTCCTCACCAGGGCATGATCTTCATGAAACCCATGTCACCAGCCCGAGCACTGCAGCAAACCTCAATACACGGACAGCCCGTCACCCTTATCAGCATACCACAG GCTTTAGTTACCACACCTAAAGGCGGTCAAGCTTTCCAGCAGAGTTTCTTTCACACACCCGTCTCGTTCCCTACTGTAAACACCACGGCTCCCAAAAAGATCTACATCCCTCAGAGAAAGCTGGACGTGAGCCCCGAGGAGATCTGA
- the e2f8 gene encoding transcription factor E2F8 isoform X1, producing MLSPTMYNAVKKRWKMSSTLSEGQTLIKKSLSPSKATSTNNKGHVFVEPQTPLKNSNKASTSEAALPETLKIMGPLTTPTKVLDAPSSDPWTPTSNLKMLISAASPEIRNREKERAVDSSESENSQETEQGEEVEKLHISRKDKSLGLLCYKFLARYPNYPNPALNNGISLDDVAAELHVERRRIYDIMNVLESLNMVSRLAKNRYTWHGRVKLAQTLAVLKRAGKENRYEQLMQQIRQRSQEREEREFDLDGEEKENEEMSSFEVDGDSGLADLPGADSKAASANSRKDKSLRVMSQKFVMLFLVSSPPVVSLDVAAKILIGEDHVVDQDKNKFKTKIRRLYDIANVLSSLELIKKVHVTEDKGRKPAFKWTGPEDIPSPKDLEISTTSSAPKPLESRSSVENCAKNLFSSPGTKRGFTRHHSLVKLVKSIQDDRRKINSAPSSPIKMTGDSADSDFYTTKMAHLAAICKKHLDEQSADGRPNNAVTDSSHSSKQPESTSASNHGPPGMQIPVLPAGSVSYLPTKCSPIIPLLIPQHHTGGPYAVYMHPTSLRPQPTSLAVRSMTFESPVGANAKTSPATLTSNNQTNQSSSYGKEQTSPVNLKRASGEKSSMGSPSKMQKTEPKSVSPKLCEILQARLKARRGALTSNRPSARALHLEFSKPSESQPTVQTSTASLEHSLETFLEKEEKSQTSDNEAGLTPVRQPHSQPQKLSAPFQDMVLPSGPIHTETLIPAGYLIPISQQSIVNFREPQCSNESSKASTPTYNIYHTPTAGSRPAFPQEVTPTRLPLHRIPPISPFPSHGHRIHSPSPAILNFTLQNLGLIPGSVTPNPHTPEQSSSLQSPHPGLPHQGMIFMKPMSPARALQQTSIHGQPVTLISIPQALVTTPKGGQAFQQSFFHTPVSFPTVNTTAPKKIYIPQRKLDVSPEEI from the exons ATGTTGTCTCCAACAATGTATAATGCTGTAAAAAAACG gTGGAAAATGTCCAGTACATTATCAGAAGGTCAAACATTAATCAAGAAATCTTTAAGTCCATCAAAGGCAACATCTACAAATAACAAG GGGCATGTTTTTGTGGAGCCACAAACGCCACtaaaaaactcaaataaagcTTCAACATCTGAAGCTGCACTACCGGAGACCCTTAAAATCATGGGGCCCCTGACAACGCCTACTAAGGTCCTAGATGCACCTTCAAGCGACCCTTGGACACCCACTTCCAACCTAAAAATGCTTATCAGTGCAGCCAGTCCTGAGATCCGCAACCGCGAGAAAGAACGTGCCGTGGACAGCAGCGAATCCGAGAACTCACAG GAGACCGAGCAAGGGGAAGAAGTAGAAAAGCTCCATATAAGCCGTAAAGACAAAAGCCTTGGTTTGTTGTGTTACAAGTTCCTTGCAAGGTACCCAAACTACCCCAACCCTGCTCTAAACAACGGTATCAGCCTTGATGATGTGGCAGCAGAACTGC ACGTGGAAAGACGTCGCATCTACGACATCATGAATGTCCTTGAAAGCCTTAACATGGTCAGCCGGCTGGCAAAGAATCGCTACACGTGGCATGGTCGGGTAAAACTTGCACAGACGCTTGCTGTGCTGAAACGGGCCGGAAAAGAGAACCGCTATGAACAGCTGATGCAGCAGATCCGACAAAGGAGTCAAGAGCGAGAAGAGAGAGAGTTCGATTTGGATGGAGAGGAGAAGGAAAATGAAGAAATGTCCAGTTTTGAAGTAGACGGAGACTCTGGGCTGGCGGATCTTCCAGGAGCGGATTCTAAAGCAG CTTCTGCAAACAGTCGGAAAGACAAATCTCTGCGAGTGATGAGTCAGAAGTTTGTCATGTTGTTCCTGGTGTCCAGTCCTCCTGTGGTTAGTCTGGATGTAGCTGCCAAAATCCTAATCGGTGAAGATCATGTGGTGGACCAGGACAAAAACAAGTTCAAAA CCAAGATCCGTAGACTTTATGACATTGCGAATGTTTTGAGCAGCCTAGAGCTGATTAAGAAAGTGCACGTGACTGAAGATAAAGGAAGAAAGCCTGCTTTCAAATGGACTGGGCCAGAAGACATACCATCTCCAAAGG aTCTGGAGATCTCCACTACATCCTCAGCACCAAAGCCTCTCGAGTCTCGTTCCTCTGTTGAAAACTGTGCTAAAAATCTGTTTTCCTCCCCTGGAACAAAGCGAGGTTTTACCCGCCATCATTCTCTAGTCAAGCTGGTTAAGAGCATTCAGGATGACCGCAGAAAAATCAACTCTGCGCCTTCTAGTCCTATTAAAATGACAG GTGATTCTGCAGACAGTGATTTCTATACCACCAAAATGGCCCATCTGGCAGCTATCTGCAAAAAGCACCTCGATGAACAGTCAGC AGACGGTCGACCTAACAATGCGGTGACAGACTCTTCACACTCATCTAAACAGCCTGAATCCACATCTGCTAGTAACCATGGGCCTCCAGGGATGCAGATCCCAGTTCTGCCAGCAGGATCAGTTTCATACCTTCCCACAAAATGTTCCCCGATCATCCCTCTTCTGATACCTCAGCACCACACTGGTGGGCCGTATGCCGTTTACATGCACCCAACGTCTCTCAGACCACAGCCCACCAGCCTGGCTGTCCGTTCAATGACATTCGAGAGTCCAGTTGGCGCAAATGCAAAGACATCTCCGGCTACTTTGACTAGCAATAACCAGACAAACCAGTCGTCATCGTATGGTAAAGAGCAGACAAGTCCTGTGAACCTTAAACGGGCAAGTGGAGAAAAGAGCTCCATGGGAAGTCCATCCAAAATGCAGAAGACAGAGCCAAAG AGCGTTTCTCCAAAGCTGTGTGAGATTCTACAAGCACGTCTGAAGGCCCGTAGAGGAGCTTTGACCTCCAACCGCCCTTCCGCAAGAGCTCTTCATCTGGAGTTCTCCAAACCCTCTGAAAGCCAGCCAACGGTACAAACCAGCACAGCATCTCTGGAGCACAGCCTGGAGACCTTTCTAGAGAAGGAGGAGAAGAGCCAGACCTCAGACAATGAGGCAGGACTGACCCCTGTAAGACAACCACATTCACAGCCCCAGAAGCTCAGCGCTCCCTTTCAGGACATGGTGCTGCCATCTGGACCCATACACACAGAG ACATTAATCCCCGCGGGTTATTTGATTCCCATCTCCCAGCAGTCCATTGTGAACTTCAGAGAACCGCAGTGCTCCAATGAAAGCTCCAAAGCCTCCACACCAACATACAACATCTATCACACACCAACAGCAG GTTCCAGACCAGCTTTTCCTCAAGAAGTCACCCCGACCCGACTCCCACTTCACCGGATACCTCCCATCTCCCCCTTCCCTTCTCACGGACATCGCATCCACAGCCCAAGTCCTGCTATTCTCAACTTCACCCTGCAGAATCTGGGCCTCATTCCTGGCAGTGTTACACCAAACCCACACACTCCTGAGCAGAGCAGCTCGCTCCAGTCCCCTCACCCAGGGCTTCCTCACCAGGGCATGATCTTCATGAAACCCATGTCACCAGCCCGAGCACTGCAGCAAACCTCAATACACGGACAGCCCGTCACCCTTATCAGCATACCACAG GCTTTAGTTACCACACCTAAAGGCGGTCAAGCTTTCCAGCAGAGTTTCTTTCACACACCCGTCTCGTTCCCTACTGTAAACACCACGGCTCCCAAAAAGATCTACATCCCTCAGAGAAAGCTGGACGTGAGCCCCGAGGAGATCTGA
- the e2f8 gene encoding transcription factor E2F8 isoform X2 encodes MSSTLSEGQTLIKKSLSPSKATSTNNKGHVFVEPQTPLKNSNKASTSEAALPETLKIMGPLTTPTKVLDAPSSDPWTPTSNLKMLISAASPEIRNREKERAVDSSESENSQETEQGEEVEKLHISRKDKSLGLLCYKFLARYPNYPNPALNNGISLDDVAAELHVERRRIYDIMNVLESLNMVSRLAKNRYTWHGRVKLAQTLAVLKRAGKENRYEQLMQQIRQRSQEREEREFDLDGEEKENEEMSSFEVDGDSGLADLPGADSKAASANSRKDKSLRVMSQKFVMLFLVSSPPVVSLDVAAKILIGEDHVVDQDKNKFKTKIRRLYDIANVLSSLELIKKVHVTEDKGRKPAFKWTGPEDIPSPKDLEISTTSSAPKPLESRSSVENCAKNLFSSPGTKRGFTRHHSLVKLVKSIQDDRRKINSAPSSPIKMTGDSADSDFYTTKMAHLAAICKKHLDEQSADGRPNNAVTDSSHSSKQPESTSASNHGPPGMQIPVLPAGSVSYLPTKCSPIIPLLIPQHHTGGPYAVYMHPTSLRPQPTSLAVRSMTFESPVGANAKTSPATLTSNNQTNQSSSYGKEQTSPVNLKRASGEKSSMGSPSKMQKTEPKSVSPKLCEILQARLKARRGALTSNRPSARALHLEFSKPSESQPTVQTSTASLEHSLETFLEKEEKSQTSDNEAGLTPVRQPHSQPQKLSAPFQDMVLPSGPIHTETLIPAGYLIPISQQSIVNFREPQCSNESSKASTPTYNIYHTPTAGSRPAFPQEVTPTRLPLHRIPPISPFPSHGHRIHSPSPAILNFTLQNLGLIPGSVTPNPHTPEQSSSLQSPHPGLPHQGMIFMKPMSPARALQQTSIHGQPVTLISIPQALVTTPKGGQAFQQSFFHTPVSFPTVNTTAPKKIYIPQRKLDVSPEEI; translated from the exons ATGTCCAGTACATTATCAGAAGGTCAAACATTAATCAAGAAATCTTTAAGTCCATCAAAGGCAACATCTACAAATAACAAG GGGCATGTTTTTGTGGAGCCACAAACGCCACtaaaaaactcaaataaagcTTCAACATCTGAAGCTGCACTACCGGAGACCCTTAAAATCATGGGGCCCCTGACAACGCCTACTAAGGTCCTAGATGCACCTTCAAGCGACCCTTGGACACCCACTTCCAACCTAAAAATGCTTATCAGTGCAGCCAGTCCTGAGATCCGCAACCGCGAGAAAGAACGTGCCGTGGACAGCAGCGAATCCGAGAACTCACAG GAGACCGAGCAAGGGGAAGAAGTAGAAAAGCTCCATATAAGCCGTAAAGACAAAAGCCTTGGTTTGTTGTGTTACAAGTTCCTTGCAAGGTACCCAAACTACCCCAACCCTGCTCTAAACAACGGTATCAGCCTTGATGATGTGGCAGCAGAACTGC ACGTGGAAAGACGTCGCATCTACGACATCATGAATGTCCTTGAAAGCCTTAACATGGTCAGCCGGCTGGCAAAGAATCGCTACACGTGGCATGGTCGGGTAAAACTTGCACAGACGCTTGCTGTGCTGAAACGGGCCGGAAAAGAGAACCGCTATGAACAGCTGATGCAGCAGATCCGACAAAGGAGTCAAGAGCGAGAAGAGAGAGAGTTCGATTTGGATGGAGAGGAGAAGGAAAATGAAGAAATGTCCAGTTTTGAAGTAGACGGAGACTCTGGGCTGGCGGATCTTCCAGGAGCGGATTCTAAAGCAG CTTCTGCAAACAGTCGGAAAGACAAATCTCTGCGAGTGATGAGTCAGAAGTTTGTCATGTTGTTCCTGGTGTCCAGTCCTCCTGTGGTTAGTCTGGATGTAGCTGCCAAAATCCTAATCGGTGAAGATCATGTGGTGGACCAGGACAAAAACAAGTTCAAAA CCAAGATCCGTAGACTTTATGACATTGCGAATGTTTTGAGCAGCCTAGAGCTGATTAAGAAAGTGCACGTGACTGAAGATAAAGGAAGAAAGCCTGCTTTCAAATGGACTGGGCCAGAAGACATACCATCTCCAAAGG aTCTGGAGATCTCCACTACATCCTCAGCACCAAAGCCTCTCGAGTCTCGTTCCTCTGTTGAAAACTGTGCTAAAAATCTGTTTTCCTCCCCTGGAACAAAGCGAGGTTTTACCCGCCATCATTCTCTAGTCAAGCTGGTTAAGAGCATTCAGGATGACCGCAGAAAAATCAACTCTGCGCCTTCTAGTCCTATTAAAATGACAG GTGATTCTGCAGACAGTGATTTCTATACCACCAAAATGGCCCATCTGGCAGCTATCTGCAAAAAGCACCTCGATGAACAGTCAGC AGACGGTCGACCTAACAATGCGGTGACAGACTCTTCACACTCATCTAAACAGCCTGAATCCACATCTGCTAGTAACCATGGGCCTCCAGGGATGCAGATCCCAGTTCTGCCAGCAGGATCAGTTTCATACCTTCCCACAAAATGTTCCCCGATCATCCCTCTTCTGATACCTCAGCACCACACTGGTGGGCCGTATGCCGTTTACATGCACCCAACGTCTCTCAGACCACAGCCCACCAGCCTGGCTGTCCGTTCAATGACATTCGAGAGTCCAGTTGGCGCAAATGCAAAGACATCTCCGGCTACTTTGACTAGCAATAACCAGACAAACCAGTCGTCATCGTATGGTAAAGAGCAGACAAGTCCTGTGAACCTTAAACGGGCAAGTGGAGAAAAGAGCTCCATGGGAAGTCCATCCAAAATGCAGAAGACAGAGCCAAAG AGCGTTTCTCCAAAGCTGTGTGAGATTCTACAAGCACGTCTGAAGGCCCGTAGAGGAGCTTTGACCTCCAACCGCCCTTCCGCAAGAGCTCTTCATCTGGAGTTCTCCAAACCCTCTGAAAGCCAGCCAACGGTACAAACCAGCACAGCATCTCTGGAGCACAGCCTGGAGACCTTTCTAGAGAAGGAGGAGAAGAGCCAGACCTCAGACAATGAGGCAGGACTGACCCCTGTAAGACAACCACATTCACAGCCCCAGAAGCTCAGCGCTCCCTTTCAGGACATGGTGCTGCCATCTGGACCCATACACACAGAG ACATTAATCCCCGCGGGTTATTTGATTCCCATCTCCCAGCAGTCCATTGTGAACTTCAGAGAACCGCAGTGCTCCAATGAAAGCTCCAAAGCCTCCACACCAACATACAACATCTATCACACACCAACAGCAG GTTCCAGACCAGCTTTTCCTCAAGAAGTCACCCCGACCCGACTCCCACTTCACCGGATACCTCCCATCTCCCCCTTCCCTTCTCACGGACATCGCATCCACAGCCCAAGTCCTGCTATTCTCAACTTCACCCTGCAGAATCTGGGCCTCATTCCTGGCAGTGTTACACCAAACCCACACACTCCTGAGCAGAGCAGCTCGCTCCAGTCCCCTCACCCAGGGCTTCCTCACCAGGGCATGATCTTCATGAAACCCATGTCACCAGCCCGAGCACTGCAGCAAACCTCAATACACGGACAGCCCGTCACCCTTATCAGCATACCACAG GCTTTAGTTACCACACCTAAAGGCGGTCAAGCTTTCCAGCAGAGTTTCTTTCACACACCCGTCTCGTTCCCTACTGTAAACACCACGGCTCCCAAAAAGATCTACATCCCTCAGAGAAAGCTGGACGTGAGCCCCGAGGAGATCTGA